A single window of Salvia splendens isolate huo1 chromosome 6, SspV2, whole genome shotgun sequence DNA harbors:
- the LOC121807698 gene encoding protein CHROMATIN REMODELING 4-like — protein MKENGSENSTMLNRDWVLKRKRRKLPSGTDKSCDRGKIFRPVKFSSTTRLNNDQEEDDSLEQNSGKRKGNDGYYYECVVCELGGKLLCCDSCPRTYHLECLDPALKRIPTGKWECPTCLQQHSCAESMNNLDPVSKRARTKLIIRRSKTEAESSSTDKLAKTIDAPILRKKRNSDKGKSPASRQSRTTKKLDASSNHLCHNVQLNPVQDVSVDASSSHDVNEKEQDSHALVQAQDRKAPVTGSLSRKKKSKANVESTDINPKAFPEKFSPGREPVLSLEASSQAARKIKQKSCSDNNEKRLKTIKGKSGSEPSKKGLLKASVRRSGTSKSKGKFNIAGEDTSSTKKNITASTAGVLPKDEDVAEDAAHDSLEAQVAAKVNVEQEISNGLHQVDRVIGCRVCGDNIDPGCNVVVNGGESPSTDSLVAEDVNKPEENLSCQRPLEGRNLAEDLQDAANCSDEGGKAENSLNKDKLQVYKRSATKEYKEKSVMDSISGEIEGSDSLVPENKSQDGNISCTDAVETSKKVLKDEKTDMVLDTCPSNDEDSDSQNPRILKDCQTDDASDDNDSKKEVEKNMRKNSAQKRKLVESCLAVSYEFLVKWVGKSHVHDTWIPESELKVLAKRKLENYKAKYGTATMNLCKEQWKKPQRLIATRSSADGATEAYVKWTCLPYDECTWERLDDPIIAKSSHLIDLFFRFERKTLENDASKLDSKQMRGDLQINEVINLTEQPKELVGGSLFPHQLEALNWLRKSWHKSRNVILADEMGLGKTVSACAFLSSLYFEFNATLPCLVLVPLSTMPNWMSEFALWAPELNVVEYHGNTKARAIIRQYEWHARIPAGSNEKSSAFKFNVLLTTYEMVLCDSSYLRGVPWEVLVVDEGHRLKNSSSKLFGLLNTFSFQHRVLLTGTPLQNNIGEMYNLLNFLQQDAFPSLALFEEKFNDLTTAEKVEELKKLVAPHMLRRLKKDAMQNIPPKIERVVPVELSSIQAEYYRAMLTKNYQILRNIGKGAPQQSMLNIVMQLRKVCNHPYLMPGTEPESGSVEFLHEMRIKASAKLTLLHSMLKLLHKEGHRVLIFSQMTKLLDILEDYLNIEFGPRTYERVDGSVSVTERQAAIARFNQDRTRFVFLLSTRSCGLGINLATADTVVIYDSDFNPHADIQAMNRAHRIGQSKRLLVYRLVVRASVEERILQLAKKKLMLDQLFVNKSGSQKEVEDILKWGTEELFGDSPSMAGKDGETNNNKDEAPAEVKPSSRRRTGGLGDVYKDKCADGSSKVVWDENAILKLLDRSNLQPGSPENAESGLENDMLGSVKSIEWNDEPVEEQAGTVADPSAINDASEHSFDKKVENLVIINEENEWDKLLRVRWEKYQNEEEAALGRGKRQRKAVSYREAYVAHTTEAPHEGGAEEEPEREPEPEREYTPAGRALKEKFAKLRARQKERLARRDDVTESLTPVQRSDGLVLIPNVHEDNQTADESRCTEEKPTVNVEDNNHDQLVGRNSMTDSALGLRRMPKQKFNFPMDLPAMSTRRRLPELPWNYDQLQGTSSIEAMRNNLLPVVGLCAPNAPKNMEVLHRKVPRPFRQVKQGAGLDFPLLASCSASGPSNEISGKGHEAAQYMLPDLLPGTSLAPSKSDVPKYPSFTPHSMNIRKGKGTMENSGTAGGTFSEFQEKMLLPKLPFDEKLLPRYSFPGANLLSAAPDMFQSLSLGSRVAESSEAAHNNLPMLPFLPNLKFPLDPSKYNQQEQEMPPALGPSQMTPPFSSFPENHRMVLENLILRTGAGSNSLLKKKSKSDIWSEDELDYLWIGVRRHGRGNWEAMIQDPRLRFTKYKSAEDLAARWEEEQLKILDGPGLPALKLLVPPRSSNPPLSGISDAMMARAMHGACSDGMVARTLHGTKFNGPMKFHSHLTDMRLGITGPSSAAPRVEPSDGPLVNWLLPYEFFAGNTERPFGSTGAPMESPFLLNSLGINCLDSIAMQQRLKQRDAAGLGIVPGLNNAGSTDPACSNPVLDHNNIQNLSKSKGKEEAAGFASLKGKLPHWLQEAVNAPAKSPEPELPPTLSAIAESVRVLYGEGSSQIPPFPVPGPPPPKPKDPLLRLKKKKKKSHGPREDVASTSTAQGTSGSGSPMIEVDPCMPGPNVETSQPSSSAPVPPKTCIAGLSPSPEALELVATCAPQEKQTESMELKVDAVASEEEEESDHPVANVEENSKEGSPGLEEPAGSGDSSKTWSQLQLQLPPDDVSSEGTLSDHPDCCDEA, from the exons AATAATCTGGATCCTGTTTCGAAACGCGCacgaacaaaattaattattcgTAGGTCAAAGACTGAGGCTGAATCATCTTCAACTGACAAGCTAGCCAAGACAATTGATGCTCCCATTCttcggaagaaaagaaattcaGATAAAGGAAAATCTCCTGCATCTCGCCAGAGCCGAACAACTAAGAAGTTGGATGCTTCCTCCAATCACTTATGCCATAACGTTCAGTTAAATCCAGTTCAAGATGTCTCTGTGGATGCTAGTTCGTCTCATGATGTTAATGAAAAAGAGCAAGATTCTCATGCACTTGTACAAGCACAGGACAGGAAGGCTCCCGTTACAGGATCGTTGTCAAGGAAAAAGAAATCAAAAGCTAACGTAGAATCTACTGACATAAATCCCAAGGCATTTCCTGAAAAGTTTTCACCCGGAAGGGAACCTGTTCTTTCACTGGAAGCTTCTAGCCAAGCAgcaagaaaaataaaacaaaaatcgTGTTCTGACAATAATGAAAAGAGGCTTAAGACGATTAAGGGCAAATCTGGTTCTGAACCTTCTAAAAAAGGACTGCTCAAAGCCAGTGTTCGACGTTCAGGCACTTCAAAATCAAAGGGAAAATTTAATATAGCTGGTGAAGATACTTCCTCAACTAAGAAGAATATTACAGCATCTACGGCTGGTGTTCTTCCAAAGGATGAG GATGTTGCTGAAGATGCAGCACATGATTCACTCGAAGCACAAGTTGCTGCAAAAGTGAATGTTGAACAAGAGATTAGTAATGGACTACATCAG GTTGATCGTGTAATTGGTTGTCGAGTTTGTGGTGATAACATTGATCCTGGTTGTAATGTGGTGGTCAATGGTGGTGAATCTCCTTCAACAGATTCTTTGGTTGCAGAAGATGTGAATAAACCGGAAGAAAATTTGAGCTGCCAAAGGCCTTTGGAGGGACGAAACTTAGCCGAGGATCTTCAGGATGCTGCAAATTGTTCTGATGAAGGGGGGAAGGCAGAAAATAGTCTGAATAAAGATAAGCTACAAGTATACAAAAGGTCAGCAACCAaagaatataaagaaaaaagtgtCATGGATTCCATTAGTGGAGAAATTGAAGGTTCTGATTCCTTGGTACCAGAAAACAAAAGTCAAGATGGCAATATCTCATGCACCGATGCAGTAGAAACTTCCAAGAAGGTCCTAAAAGATGAGAAGACTGATATGGTGTTAGACACTTGTCCAAGTAATGATGAAGATAGTGACAGTCAAAATCCTAGGATTTTAAAGGATTGTCAGACTGATGATGCCTCTGATGATAATGATAGCAAAAAAGAGGTTGAAAAAAACATGAGGAAGAACTCTGCTCAGAAAAGGAAACTTGTAGAGTCTTGTTTAGCCGTCTCATATGAGTTTCTGGTCAAGTGGGTCGGCAAATCTCATGTCCACGATACTTGGATTCCTGAATCTGAACTGAAAGTTCTGGCTAAGCGGAAACTGGAGAATTACAAGGCAAAGTATGGAACAGCCACGATGAACTTATGCAAGGAACAATGGAAGAAACCCCAAAGACTAATTGCTACAAGGTCCTCGGCAGATGGTGCAACTGAAGCATATGTAAAGTGGACATGTCTTCCTTATGATGAATGCACTTGGGAAAGACTGGATGACCCCATCATTGCAAAGTCAAGTCACTTGATTGATTTGTTCTTCAGGTTTGAAAGAAAAACTTtggagaatgatgcttcaaagcTTGACTCTAAGCAAATGAGGGGTGATCTACAAATAAATGAGGTCATTAATCTCACAGAACAGCCTAAAGAGTTGGTTGGAGGTTCTTTATTTCCACATCAGTTGGAAGCATTGAATTGGCTGCGCAAAAGTTGGCATAAATCAAGAAATGTGATACTTGCTGATGAAATGGGGCTTGGGAAGACCGTGTCTGCCTGTGCCTTCTTATCATCGCTGTATTTTGAGTTTAACGCTACACTTCCTTGTCTGGTCTTGGTACCTCTGTCTACAATGCCCAACTGGATGTCAGAATTTGCTCTCTGGGCGCCTGAGCTCAATGTTGTGGAATATCATGGTAACACAAAGGCAAGAGCCATTATACGTCAATATGAATGGCATGCTCGCATTCCTGCTGGATCAAATGAGAAGTCTTCTGCGTTCAAATTCAATGTTCTTTTGACTACTTATGAAATGGTTCTATGTGATTCCTCGTACCTACGTGGAGTTCCTTGGGAAGTTCTTGTGGTTGATGAGGGTCACCGACTAAAAAATTCTAGCAGTAAGCTGTTTGGTTTGTTGAATACGTTTTCCTTCCAGCATCGAGTACTGTTGACTGGTACTCCGCTTCAGAACAACATTGGGGAGATGTACAATCTGTTGAACTTTTTGCAGCAGGATGCATTTCCTTCACTTGCTTTATTTGAGGAGAAATTCAATGATCTAACAACTGCAgaaaaggtggaggaattgaagAAACTCGTAGCTCCACATATGCTTCGGAGACTGAAAAAGGATGCTATGCAGAATATTCCCCCTAAGATAGAACGAGTGGTCCCTGTTGAGTTGTCATCTATTCAGGCAGAATATTATCGTGCTATGCTTACAAAGAATTACCAGATATTACGTAACATAGGGAAAGGCGCTCCTCAGCAATCGATGCTGAATATCGTTATGCAGTTAAGGAAGGTGTGCAATCATCCTTATCTCATGCCAGGCACTGAACCTGAATCTGgatcagtggaatttcttcaTGAAATGAGAATAAAAGCATCTGCTAAGCTGACTCTGCTGCATTCTATGCTTAAACTATTACACAAAGAAGGCCACAGAGTTCTTATCTTTTCACAGATGACAAAATTGCTTGATATCCTTGAGGACTATTTGAATATAGAATTTGGACCTAGGACATATGAGAGGGTTGATGGCTCTGTTTCTGTGACCGAACGACAAGCTGCAATAGCACGTTTTAACCAAGACAGAACTCGATTTGTGTTCCTGTTATCAACACGGTCTTGTGGCCTTGGCATCAACTTGGCAACTGCTGATACTGTAGTTATATATGATTCGGATTTCAATCCACATGCAGATATCCAGGCTATGAATCGAGCACATAGAATAGGGCAGTCAAAAAGACTTCTTGTTTACAGGCTTGTTGTGCGTGCAAGTGTTGAAGAGCGTATCTTGCAGCTTGCAAAGAAAAAGCTGATGCTTGACCAACTCTTCGTCAACAAATCTGGATCCCAGAAGGAGGTGGAAGACATCCTAAAGTGGGGCACAGAAGAACTTTTTGGTGATTCACCTTCCATGGCTGGAAAAGATGGTGAAACGAACAACAATAAAGATGAAGCACCTGCAGAGGTAAAACCGAGTAGTAGGAGGAGAACTGGTGGCCTTGGGGATGTATACAAAGACAAATGTGCTGATGGCAGTAGTAAGGTTGTATGGGATGAAAATGCCATTCTGAAACTGCTGGACCGTTCAAACCTTCAGCCTGGTTCACCAGAAAATGCAGAATCAGGATTAGAGAATGACATGCTTGGTTCAGTGAAG TCAATAGAATGGAATGATGAGCCTGTAGAAGAACAAGCTGGAACAGTAGCAGACCCTTCGGCAATCAATGACGCAAGTGAACATAGTTTTGATAAGAAAGTTGAGAATTTGGTCATTATTAATGAAGAAAATGAATGGGACAAGCTTCTGCGAGTTAG ATGGGAGAAATATCAGAATGAGGAGGAAGCAGCTCTTGGTCGTGGGAAACGCCAAAGAAAAGCTGTTTCTTACAGGGAGGCATATGTAGCTCATACTACTGAAGCACCACATGAA GGTGGAGCTGAAGAGGAACCAGAGCGTGAACCAGAGCCTGAACGTGAGTACACTCCAGCAGGACGGGCTCTAAAAGAAAAATT TGCCAAACTTCGTGCGAGACAAAAGGAAAGATTAGCCAGAAGGGATGATGTGACTGAATCTTTAACTCCAGTTCAGAGATCCGATGGTCTAGTCTTAATTCCTAATGTTCATGAAGACAATCAAACGGCTGATGAATCTCGATGTACTGAAGAAAAACCTACAGTTAATGTGGAAGACAATAATCACGATCAACTGGTAGGACGAAACAGCATGACCGATTCAGCCTTAGGATTGCGAAGGATGCCAAAGCAGAAATTTAATTTCCCTATGGATCTTCCTGCAATGTCTACCAGACGGCGTCTTCCAGAGCTTCCCTGGAATTATGATCAGTTGCAGGGCACTAGCTCTATAGAAGCTATGCGCAACAATTTGCTGCCAGTGGTAGGACTATGTGCGCCTAATGCTCCAAAAAATATGGAGGTGCTGCATAGGAAAGTCCCAAGACCTTTCCGACAAGTCAAGCAAGGGGCTGGACTAGATTTTCCCTTACTTGCTTCCTGTTCTGCCTCTGGCCCGTCAAATGAAATCAGTGGCAAAGGTCACGAGGCAGCTCAGTATATGTTGCCTGATCTTTTACCTGGAACTTCTCTGGCCCCGAGCAAGAGTGATGTCCCAAAATATCCATCCTTTACTCCA CATTCTATGAATATTCGTAAAGGTAAGGGAACTATGGAGAACTCAGGGACTGCTGGTGGTACATTCTCTGAATTTCAAGAAAAGATGCTACTGCCCAAACTGCCTTTTGATGAGAAGTTGCTGCCTAGATATTCATTTCCGGGTGCAAACTTGTTGAGTGCAGCTCCTGATATGTTTCAAAGTTTATCATTAGGATCAAGAGTTGCAGAGTCATCTGAAGCTGCTCATAATAATCTTCCAATGCTGCCCTTTTTGCCCAATCTCAAATTCCCACTGGATCCATCCAAGTATAACCAACAAGAACAGGAGATGCCTCCAGCATTAGGCCCAAGCCAGATGACACCTCCATTCTCGTCTTTTCCTGAAAACCATAGGATGGTTCTAGAAAACCTTATTCTGAGAACTGGAGCTGGATCAAACAGCCTGCTTAAAAAGAAATCGAAGTCAGATATCTGGTCCGAGGATGAGCTTGATTATCTTTGGATAGGCGTTCGTAGGCATGGAAGGGGCAATTGGGAGGCTATGATACAGGATCCAAGGTTGAGGTTTACAAAATATAAAAGCGCTGAGGATTTGGCAGCAAGGTGGGAAGAAGAGCAACTGAAGATCCTGGATGGGCCAGGACTTCCTGCACTGAAGCTGCTTGTACCTCCCAggtcttcaaatcctcctctTTCTGGGATTTCTGATGCGATGATGGCACGGGCAATGCACGGAGCTTGCTCAGATGGAATGGTAGCACGAACATTGCACGGTACAAAATTCAATGGGCCAATGAAGTTCCATTCACACTTAACGGACATGAGATTGGGCATTACTGGTCCATCATCCGCTGCCCCACGTGTAGAACCATCTGATGGACCGCTTGTGAATTGGCTGTTGCCCTATGAATTTTTCGCAGGAAACACTGAAAGACCATTCGGGTCCACTGGTGCTCCAATGGAGTCACCGTTTCTTCTAAACTCACTAGGCATTAATTGCTTGGATTCTATTGCAATGCAGCAAAGGCTGAAGCAAAGGGATGCAGCTGGTTTGGGCATAGTGCCTGGCCTTAATAATGCAGGAAGCACTGACCCAGCGTGTTCGAATCCAGTTCTTGATCATAACAACATTCAAAACCTTTCCAAGTCTAAAGGAAAAGAAGAGGCTGCTGGATTTGCATCTCTGAAAGGAAAACTGCCTCATTGGCTTCAAGAAGCAGTGAATGCTCCGGCCAAATCACCAGAGCCTGAGTTGCCTCCTACTTTATCCGCTATAGCAGAATCAGTTCGCGTTTTATATGGTGAAGGCTCATCCCAGATTCCTCCGTTTCCTGTTCCTGGACCTCCCCCACCTAAGCCTAAGGATCCTTTGCTCAgattaaagaagaagaaaaagaagtcaCATGGACCTAGAGAAGATGTTGCCTCGACCTCCACAGCTCAAGGGACTTCAGGTTCTGGTTCCCCCATGATTGAGGTCGATCCGTGCATGCCTGGGCCCAATGTGGAAACAAGTCAGCCATCTTCATCTGCACCAGTTCCTCCTAAGACTTGCATTGCAGGACTGTCACCTTCTCCTGAAGCTCTTGAATTGGTTGCTACCTGTGCGCCTCAGGAAAAACAAACCGAAAGCATGGAGCTCAAGGTAGATGCTGTTGctagtgaagaagaagaagaatcagACCATCCAGTTGCAAATGTGGAAGAGAATTCAAAAGAGGGTTCACCTGGTTTGGAAGAGCCTGCAGGAAGTGGAGATTCAAGCAAAACATGGTCGCAATTGCAATTGCAATTGCCACCGGACGATGTATCTTCAGAAGGGACATTATCAGACCATCCTGATTGCTGTGATGAAGCGTAG